The nucleotide window ATCTTGGTGTTGATTGATCCTATGTAGAGCTTACCTGAATTGGGGCAGGGCGGAGGGCAAACAGTTCATTTCGGGCTCCTTTGGTGTATCCGTTCATGTTGACCAGAATGTGGATTCCATCCTGGTGAATGCGATCAGCTGCTTTGCCATTGCAAGGGATCTGGAGGAGCAGGGTACCAGTTTCAGTAAaaagggtttttgtttttgacattactTAGTCACTTTTGTCTAAATGAAAATCAATGTAGTTAGATGCATATGGTAAAGAGAAATGaagtaaatgtacaaatacTGTTAACTTTTACCTGTGACAGGTCTGTGAAGTGATGAGCCTCGGCTACTACTTTCACACGGAAGTTGGTACTATCATCAGGGCTGAGTGCGTAGCAGAACAccttaggggaaaaaaaaaatcatagttttaagttaaatgtaaaaaataaatacgCAAGTAAGACTGTAAGACTCACCAAGTTAAATTCATAATTTCTAGAATTTAAATTAAGATCATCTACCTCAAATTTCTCAGGATTGTGCATTCCAGGAATGGACTGCATCAGGTGCGAAGTCGGGTGGTTGCCAAAGTCCGAGCTGACATAGCCAACACGCAGACGTCCACCACTGGCCTTCAGATCCTTTGGATGCTCATAAGCAGGTTTGTGCAGAGCATTGATCTGTGGAATAAGCAACAGTGTAAGAATACAACTAAAAGCAAGACAGCCATTGTAGTTTGACTGAGTTACAATGACTAATGCTGAATCCAAAACTGTCACTAGTTAATCTCAAATCATGTCCAACTTCATATCAAACACCCTTATCCCTGCAAGCAACCCATTCACCACCAGCTGTCATTGCTTCTTCTACAAGGTACAATATAATCAGTATCTCACCCATCCCTTACCTTCCCCATATCCCTGCAGACAGCCATTGCCATCACCAGCCACCTTCCATCCCCccaaaaaattaattaaaggTTACTTGCTTTGATCAGTGCGTGTACCTTGTCCAGGCAAAGGTTTCCGTGGCGCTCGGCAATGGCCTTGCGAAAGCCGTGAGAGAGCGGGTACAGCATGCTGTGGTGAGGGTGCACTGAAGGCAAGCGGTTCTTATCCAGCTGGTCAGCCACAATGCTCACAAGCTTCTTCATCCGCTCGTCATAATCTGTCCAGTCACACACAATCTGGAAGagtgataaaaacaacagaagtaAAAGGATGTACTtctcacacaacaacaacaaaggctAAATAACTACTGCTTTTATTGTATCGTAATAGTTGACAAATATATAAGCATTTACAAACCTGCAGGCAATGCGCCAAGTTGCAGTAAGCATCGGGGAAGTCTGGCTTAAGTTTCAAGGCTGTGCGGTAAGATGCAATTGCCTCTGGGATGTTTCCAGAATCCTAATTGTGGAGAGAAACATTAGGATACATAATTAAAAGGGTCATAATTGCAAAACAGTCAGAAATTGAAACATATCAAACACATCTGCCTCAAAAAGAATAGTTTGGTCATTGTCAACTTTGGCCTTATTGTTCTAATATTTGATGTCacaatagtttaaaaaaaaaaaaaaaaatcacacatgtCATGTCTCCAGTTTGCCAGTTTAGCATTGCCTTCTATAGCATataaacaggtgtgtgtgttcactggaGCATGGATCCAAGCAACATAGAGGCAGGTAAAATCTTAGAGTCACAGtaagctgaaatgaaaaacatatggAAATGATGTCAAAATTATGGATTATCCCTACCTTGTGGATAGAGGCCAAATTGCTGTGAGCATCAGCAAAGGCAGGATTAATCTGGATGGCACGGGTGTAGCACTGAAGTGCTCCTTGTACATCTTGCATTTCCTTCAATGTATTACCCATGTTAGAGTAGGCATCAGCAAATGTGGGGCTGATTCTGGAAATCAAACAGGAAAACCATGTAAACACTATGAATACAAAACCATGTGCTAGAACATTAACAATGTtgtcttgtaaaaaaaaaaaagaaaagaaaaaaaaggaaaactatGCAGAGTGTTAACAATTGAGTTAGGAACATTTATTTAAGAGATGTCCAACAAGTGGTGGGATTTCTGAGCAGTGATGTGACATCATGCAAATACAATTAAGTATGCTCAAGTTTTTGCTTGAACTAATATGGCATAACACCACATGATTAGCATTTACAAACCTGATGGCCTCCTTGTAGTGCATGAGGGCCTCCTGGAGTTttccctgctgctgcaggacactGGCCAGGTTTGAGTGAGCTGCTGCAAACTCGGGGAACacctgatgaaaaacaaaaagtgttatTAAGGAGAACAGTCCAAGAATGCCATGCACATATATACAACAATATTCCCCTATCATACCTGTCAGGGAAATATAAATACCAACAGTACTTTACTCACCTCTAGGGCTTTCCTATAGAGTTGAACTGCCTCCTCGATGTTTCCCTGCTCACGCTTGATATTGGCCAAGTTGTTAAGGGAGTCAGCATGGGTTGGACACAAACGCAAGGCGGTGTTGTAGCACTCTTCTGCTTCAGATACCTGGAAAAGGAAATGGCATTTCTGAAGTTAAATTCAGTAAATGTTCTGCTACTTAATCCTGACAGATATTCAAAACTTGCAGACACACAAGAAGAACTGCCTTACATTGCCTTTCTCCTTCAGGGCATTTGCCAAATTGCAGTAGGCGTCTGGGAAGTGTGGCTGCAATTCAATAGCACGACGGTAAGTGTCAATAGCCAGGTCAATGAGACCTTGCTCATAGTAGACACAGGCCAGGTTTCCATGGACAACTGCATGGTTGGGGCTAAGACTCAGGGCTCTCAGGTATCCAGCCACAGCCCTGAAAACATAAGGAGCAGAAACAAGATCAATATTTTGCTGAGATTTGTATTTCTAATATAACATCTAATATAACATCTTACAAGCCAAGTGTGTTGCACCATTTTTACTATTGAAGCACTTTCTATAATgttacaaatactgtatattgctGAAAATAAGACTGTTGTTGGCAGCTGAGTTACCCCATGATGGCTGTTTTGTAGCTGCAGTAAATCTGTCCTGCCTAGACAATGTCATGTGAAAACTATGCTGCAAGATCAACACAGGCAAGGAAGTACAGGAACTGACAATGTTCTTGACTCACTCTAAATTCCCTGAGGGGTGTGGAGGGGCGGTGCTTTTAAAGACAAAAGACTTAACATGAATGTCTAAAAGGAGCATTATACTGGATGTCATGATTTACTCACCTGTCAAAGATTCGGGCTTCCTTCAATACGTTCCCTAAATTGATGTAAGCGTCAAGGAAATTTGGGTCCAGAGTCACTGCCTAGAAATTGAAACTAAGTTTAAAAACATGGGGCAACACAAGAATATACCAAGACAGAAAGTAGTAGGAttgaaaatgttacaaaaacatATGCATGACTGACCTTTTCAAAATGGTGTATGGCCAGCCATATCTCTCCCTGGGCGTTGAACACACAGCCCAGGTTGCTCCAAGCCACTGCAAAGTTGGGCTGAGTCTCAATGGCTTTCAGGTAACAAGCCTTCAGTGGGTTTACAATGAAAAACCACAGGAAAGGAGGAGTAGAGGTAGAATGGGAGAGGTATAGTTTGTAGAGGGGAGGACAAGggattgtaaaataaaaacaaatagaagATTGAgaataaaagtaagaaaaaacaaaaagggcaGAGAAAGCAAAATTAGTGACTATTCTCCATGATGGCAAAAAGTGAGTCTACAGCATGGGCTCGCGTGCGCACAAGTCTGCCGCGCTAAGCTGCATTGCTTTTTCCTACGCTGCGCAAATCCAACCAACCAACACCCACACGTAGGCCTTCATCCTGCAGTTATGACCACTCTCTCAAGAAATGCAGTGGTTCCCACACACAAATATAGTCTGTTGCCATCTGATTCCATCATCATTGACTAGTTATAACCTAAAGTGCTGAATTAAGATTTATGACAAATATAATCAAATATGTCCACAAATGCTGTTGAGTTTAATCTTATGTGGGCATAATATCTCACAACCTGGGATGCTAGACCATTCGTGCAGGTGATGGTCCCTGTAATGCATGCGCAACAAACGCAAGTGCGCGGTGTGTGTCTATTGCCACCATCACCACAATTCACCATATTATGCTGCTTGCGCGACCTTGCTCTTGGCAAAGGTCATTGTGCTTCGCCGCTGCGCTCGCTGAATGGCCAGATGAGAGAGCTGCAGACCAACAACCCCTGGCAGAACACCTGCCACACCAGACTGGCATACGCTCAGCACCCATAAAGTAC belongs to Lates calcarifer isolate ASB-BC8 linkage group LG8, TLL_Latcal_v3, whole genome shotgun sequence and includes:
- the ogt.1 gene encoding UDP-N-acetylglucosamine--peptide N-acetylglucosaminyltransferase 110 kDa subunit isoform X11, with amino-acid sequence MACYLKAIETQPNFAVAWSNLGCVFNAQGEIWLAIHHFEKAVTLDPNFLDAYINLGNVLKEARIFDRAVAGYLRALSLSPNHAVVHGNLACVYYEQGLIDLAIDTYRRAIELQPHFPDAYCNLANALKEKGNKCHFLFQVSEAEECYNTALRLCPTHADSLNNLANIKREQGNIEEAVQLYRKALEVFPEFAAAHSNLASVLQQQGKLQEALMHYKEAIRISPTFADAYSNMGNTLKEMQDVQGALQCYTRAIQINPAFADAHSNLASIHKDSGNIPEAIASYRTALKLKPDFPDAYCNLAHCLQIVCDWTDYDERMKKLVSIVADQLDKNRLPSVHPHHSMLYPLSHGFRKAIAERHGNLCLDKVHALIKINALHKPAYEHPKDLKASGGRLRVGYVSSDFGNHPTSHLMQSIPGMHNPEKFEVFCYALSPDDSTNFRVKVVAEAHHFTDLSQIPCNGKAADRIHQDGIHILVNMNGYTKGARNELFALRPAPIQAMWLGYPGTSGAPFMDYIITDKETSPMEVAEQYSEKLAYMPNTFFIGDHANMFPHLKKKAVIDFKSNGHIFDNRIVLNGIDLKAFLDSLPDVKVIKMKCDNNQEAAGDTNGALSMPVIPMNTAAEAIINMINQGQIQVTINGFTVSNGLATTQINNKAATGEEVPRTIVVTTRSQYGLPEDSIVYCNFNQLYKIDPPTLQMWANILKRVPNSVLWLLRFPAVGEPNIQQYAQNMGLPGSRIIFSPVAPKEEHVRRGQLADVCLDTPLCNGHTTGMDVLWAGTPMVTMPGEHTRLLGETLASRVAASQLNCLGCPELIAQSRQDYEDIAVKLGSDMEYLKMVRARVWKQRICSPLFNTKQYTMDLERLYLQMWEHHSNGNKPEHLVKFQTVETSENA